Sequence from the Streptomyces sp. NBC_00358 genome:
GTGCACGTAGCGCCTGCCGGCGCGTGACCGGGCCCGCGACGACCGCGACACGCCGGTCCCAACACCCGCCGCGGAGTGGCCCCTCAGTGGGGCATCTGGGGCGATTCCGTCCGCCCGGCCCCTGAGGGACCCGGCGAGTTCCAGCGGGTCCCGGCCGGCCCCGGGGCGCCGCGTCCGTACCGTGGCCCCTGACGGCTGACGGCTGACGGCTGACGTGGCGCGGAGTGTTCCGGGTCCGCCGGTGCCGTGCGTGGGCGGACCGGAACGCCGTCGTGGCTGCGGCGCCCGAGTCCCCCGCTCGCCACCGGCGCCGGAGTCCTCGGCCTCTGTCGGCGGTGGAGTCCTCAGCCGCTGTCGGCGGTGGACTCGCCCAGCATGCGGCGGAGCAGGTCGCGCAGCGTCAGCCGTTCCTCGTCCGAGAGCTCCGCCAGGGGTTCGCGGGCGAAGTCCAGTGAGTCGCGCAGCCCGCCGGCGATCCTGCGTCCCTCGTCCGTCGCCGCGGCCAGCTTCACCCGGCGGTCCCCCGGGTCGGGGCGCCGTTCCACCAGCCCCCGCGTCTCCAGCCGGTCCACGATCCCCGTGACGTTCGACGGCTCGCACTTCAGCTTCTGCGCCAGGCGCCGCATCGGCAGCGGCTCCAGCGAGAGCAGGCTCAGCAGCCGCGCCTGCGCGCCGGTGAGGGCGTGCTCGGCCGCCGCGTCCTCGTACTCCTCGTGGTAGCGGGCCACGACCGTGCCGATCAGCTCGACGACCTCCATCGTCAGCGGGTCGATCCGTGGTCTCTTGTGGGTGGCCATGCCTCCGAGCCTACCGCGTTACTTGACATCATGAAATATTCAGGCGCATGGTTGTTTCAGGTACTGAAGTATTAGAACCGTCCGCCGGTCACCGTGAAAGGCGCCATCTCATGTCCGAGACCCCCCAGCTCCCCTCCGTCGGCCGCGCATGGCACCTGGTCGGCCGTCCCGTCGGCTGGCCCGAGCCCGCGGACTTCGCCCTGGTCGAGGAAGAGGTCCGGCAGCCGGGTCCGGGCGAGGTCCTGGTACGCAACGTCCACGTCTCCGTCGACCCGTACATGCGGGGCCGGATGAGCGCCGCCAAGTCCTACGTCGCCCCCTTCGAGCTCGGGAAGACCATGCAGGGCGGCGCGGTCGGCGAGGTGATCGCCTCGAACGCCGAGGGCATCGCCGTCGGCGACCACGTCCTGCACTTCCTCGGCTGGCGCGAGTACGCCGTCGTGGACGCCAAGCAGGCCGTCAAGGTGGACCCGGAGGCCGCGCCCCTGTCGACGTACCTCGGCGTCCTCGGCATGACCGGCCTCACCGCCTACGCCGGACTGCTGCGCACCGCCTCCTTCAAGGAGGGCGACTCGGTCTTCGTGTCCGGCGCCGCCGGTGCCGTCGGCAGCCAGGTGGGCCAGATCGCCCGGCTCAAGGGCGCCTCGCGCGTCATCGGCTCCGCCGGGTCCGACGAGAAGGTCAAGCTGCTGGTCGAGGAGTACGGCTTCGACGCGGCCTTCAACTACAAGAGCGGCCCGGTCTCCCAGCAACTGCGCGAGGCCGCGCCCGACGGCGTCGACGTCTACTTCGACAACGTGGGCGGTGACCACCTGGAGGCCGCCATCGGCTCGCTGAACCGGGACGGGCGTATCGCGGTCTGCGGCATGATCTCCGTCTACAACAGCACCGAGCCCGCCCCCGGCCCGAGGAACCTGGCCCGGCTGATCCAGACCCGCGGCCGTATCCAGGGTTTCCTCGTCGGCGACCACTACGACCTCCAGCCGGAGTTCGTCCAGGAGGTCGGCGGCTGGATCCGCTCCGGCGAGCTGAAGTACGCCGAGACGGTCGTCGAGGGCATCGAGAACAACCTGGAGGCCTTCCTCGGCGTCCTGCGCGGCGACAACGTCGGAAAGATGATCGTCACGTACTGACCCGCGGCCGTGTCCGCCGGACGACTGTCCGACGGCTCTCACCGCACTCCGCGCAGGCCGCGCCCCACATCCTGGGGCGCGGCCTGCGCATCGCCATCGGCCCTACGGGGTCCGCGAAACCGCCAGCAGCGCCCTCGCCACCTGAGGAAACTCCCCCTTGGGGTGATCGCGGAAGAGCGGTTCGGTG
This genomic interval carries:
- a CDS encoding MarR family winged helix-turn-helix transcriptional regulator encodes the protein MATHKRPRIDPLTMEVVELIGTVVARYHEEYEDAAAEHALTGAQARLLSLLSLEPLPMRRLAQKLKCEPSNVTGIVDRLETRGLVERRPDPGDRRVKLAAATDEGRRIAGGLRDSLDFAREPLAELSDEERLTLRDLLRRMLGESTADSG
- a CDS encoding NADP-dependent oxidoreductase, translating into MSETPQLPSVGRAWHLVGRPVGWPEPADFALVEEEVRQPGPGEVLVRNVHVSVDPYMRGRMSAAKSYVAPFELGKTMQGGAVGEVIASNAEGIAVGDHVLHFLGWREYAVVDAKQAVKVDPEAAPLSTYLGVLGMTGLTAYAGLLRTASFKEGDSVFVSGAAGAVGSQVGQIARLKGASRVIGSAGSDEKVKLLVEEYGFDAAFNYKSGPVSQQLREAAPDGVDVYFDNVGGDHLEAAIGSLNRDGRIAVCGMISVYNSTEPAPGPRNLARLIQTRGRIQGFLVGDHYDLQPEFVQEVGGWIRSGELKYAETVVEGIENNLEAFLGVLRGDNVGKMIVTY